A window from Malassezia japonica chromosome 1, complete sequence encodes these proteins:
- the RAV1 gene encoding regulator of (H+)-ATPase in vacuolar membrane (EggNog:ENOG503NXZY; TransMembrane:3 (i129-147o153-171i183-204o); COG:S) yields the protein MIHGLVGDARALLVRAQTPKIGVLFVPGNPGLSTYYASFLETLCHEKELAGTVTALCVSSLGHDVAEDAAGGTKGGARTLFDAEIDESPVPPTGRVSLLGYERPYYTLQDQIKAQGHALRTLQAMLPPGAPVFVFGHSVGAYIALQLLQTNPAIHGVYLLFPTVSYIARAPRARSLVVPLTRVGMFFLHYLTMLLAMLPFAWVANIVAFVTRMGQQPAHTTASFVVGPGAAFNALGMAGDEMRTITAIPPTLLDYIDKHNTIVRAYWGAGDSDTWAPSWHRRHAEQSFGLDTSALARRSSTVCELGMPHAFCLRHNEPLARILSAFVATMTDVLPTLAREWASLGASNAPKTVVPRDSPRIAAALNTFASYVNAEKQVYISAQASGRRINVFLGRSQLMQCLSFDDVPGSAGRLHTATVSSIALGTERADSDTILLAASFAGVIAIWRLDALNIGKFQQVPTYARWRLDGTLPLPGEYVTALGVHWGRLAIGTDKAVSVWQRSTRPGSQWRRTWRKSAPRTILCVRWSPDGMYLAAVPLYDKRVLVWHTLEQDMSTLALVAQLSHTRVVHALDWRQARAEAEPRAVLVVTTANSAACIYAPVVDEPFVLRQWAAVDATVDLGTETTSDVVALMYCDAYRLATALQHDMDQLAYVEQHANIHGHQVESQQLRLAQLQQLMAHAPDLFFALLADGSIAVYALMNLESSSPALLNTYIMLRLPAGVAVESSPAPLLLQFVPLAYAGVPEGGGVVPTAIIHAQSANGMRGTAAVSLALLFDGDQRGIFVQDTLVANERDVARMPSTSAPMRFLRAEHKTDIVALDVTHSHRGILSLSQDGVLIGWHLAENGHGSLLSEHRVRLRGASKACVLGTDAQVAALVHGRLTLVVTDPTQAAGGSSALVTADMAVEAHDLPSGLAESEALVLDSACMGDAFLLAVCSTSGTVATWKVAAHGKAYHISSPALASLDSIEPLGRVRVATMVESMVLADGTFHSLCTVDEHGTLDVWAYKDKWHSRERTKTAWPDVRMMCGSHAGHLALIAWTRKGWHVSIWDMSLAPFCHPCVQAMHIGGDVSHVPAAAWSTEHKPMLAVGSQAVVRVWAQKTEQSLLGPVPPVWGAIAEVDIGAIGSGTVSQVQWLAGSRLLIASSCQLFLYAAGGDKEAPASLPALCAASAALLPLYHPRNVQYALQMRMLDGVYAIFAELRRAMSSSLYDAKQSADIHVPWEVLTRRAKTEERTERDTELLAALVEDLQQRPAPGLAPEVTASLCDVIESARATLAEPVDEAGRLFLTYLYPACALHEPSQATPALPSGALLYWGHQSAHQEILVGRVHTACPRLAWPQLCASGVFAWARDRATLVPLMEQAARVAYTAGDDVDPVQCTLFYLAMRRENTVRSLWRRAIGHPDQGKMTRFLANDFSIERWRVAAQKNAFALISQRRFDFAAAFFLLGDALQDAVNVCVRNMHNIPLAIAIARVYEEEDCGPVFERLLRNTIVPLAVTSGDRWLGCWALSVLGDYGAVLRMLHLPMRAFADREKDLDADFEEGVGNDIQDPALVLALEQAKTQLWFATNESELPPASESALIRFAAERWQAMGCDYIGLGTLAAWSFARDIAPAAPPPEQPTKKIASLLAPERAPPSSQGAAEFDLGAFGF from the exons ATGATCCATGGCCTTGTTGgggacgcgcgcgccttgctGGTGCGCGCACAGACGCCCAAGATCGGCGTGCTGTTTGTGCCAGGCAACCCTGGCCTCTCGACGTACTATGCGAGCTTCCTCGAAACACTGTGCCACGAAAAGGAGCTCGCGGGCACGGTGACCGCCCTGTGTGTCTCGTCGCTGGGGCACGATgtcgccgaggacgcggcgggcggcacGAAAGGAGGCGCACGTACGCTCTTTGACGCCGAAATCGACGAAAGTCCGGTGCCGCCCACCGGCCGCGTCTCGCTCTTGGGCTACGAGCGCCCCTACTATACGCTGCAGGATCAGATCAAGGCACAGGGGCACGCACTacgcacgctgcaggcCATGCTcccgcccggcgcgccagTATTTGTCTTTGGCCACAGTGTCGGCGCGTATATTGCActgcagctcctgcagACGAATCCGGCCATACACGGCGTCTATCTCCTCTTCCCGACGGTGAGCTAcattgcgcgtgcgccgcgtgcacgcTCGCTCGTCGTTCCCCtgacgcgcgtcggcatGTTTTTCCTGCACTACCTCACGATGCTCCTTGCGATGCTTCCGTTTGCGTGGGTCGCCAACATTGTCGCGTTCGTCACACGCATGGGCCAGCAGCCTGCACACACCACTGCCTCGTTCGTCGTCGgccccggcgcggcgttcaacgcgctcggcatggccggcgacgagatGCGCACGATCACGGCCATTCCTCCTACACTCCTCGACTATATCGACAAGCACAACACGATCGTGCGTGCCTACtggggcgccggcgactcG GATACCTGGGCGCCGTCCTGGCACCGccgccacgccgagcagtCGTTCGGCCTGGACACGAGCGCActcgcacgccgctcgtcgaccgtcTGCGAGCTGGGAATGCCGCACGCATTTTGCCtac GTCACAACGAGCCGCTCGCACGGATCCTTTCCGC GTTCGTAGCGACGATGACCGACGTCttgccgacgctcgcgcgcgaatgggcgtcgctcggcgcgtcgaaTGCGCCCAAGACGGTGGTCCcgcgcgactcgccgcGTATCGCCGCAGCGCTCAACACGTTTGCGTCGTACGTAAACGCGGAAAAGCAGGTGTACATTAGC GCACAAGCGAGTGGGCGCCGGATCAATGTGTTCCTCGGGCGCAGCCAGCTGATGCAGTGCCTGTCGTTTGATGATGTTCCGGGCAGTGCGGGACGTTTGCACACCGCAACAGTGAGCAGCATCGCCCTCGGCACGGAGCGGGCCGACTCGGATACGATCCTG ctcgccgcgtcaTTTGCAGGCGTCATTGCCATTTggcgcctcgatgcgctgaaTATCGGCAAGTTTCAGCAGGTGCCGACCTATGCGCGGTGGCGCCTCGACGGGACGCTACCGCTTCCCGGCGAGTACgtcacggcgctcggcgtgcactGGGGCCGCCTCGCGATCGGCACGGACAAGGCGGTGTCGGTGTggcagcgcagcacgcgcccaGGCTCGCAGTGGCGCCGCACATGGCGCAAGAG TGCTCCGCGCACCATTCTCTGCGTACGGTGGTCGCCCGACGGCATGTACCTCGCTGCAGTGCCGCTGTACGACAAGCGCGTGCTTGTGTggcacacgctcgagcaggacaTGAGTACACTCGCTCTTGTCGCCCAGCTGTCGCacacgcgcgtcgtccacgcgctcgactgGCGCCAagcacgcgccgaggccgagccgcgTGCCGTGCTGGTCGTGACGACGGCGAATAGCGCAGCATGCATCTACGCCccggtcgtcgacgagccgtTCGTCCTGCGGCAGTGGGCCGCAGTCGATGCAACGGTTGATCTCGGAACGGAAACGACTTCCGACGTGGTCGCACTGATGTACTGCGATGCGTATCGCCTCGCGACTGCGCTCCAGCACGACATGGACCAGCTGGCAtacgtcgagcagcacgccaaTATTCATGGGCACCAGGTCGAGAGCCAGCAGTTGCGGCTTGCacagctgcagcagctcatGGCCCATGCGCCCGACCTCTTTtttgcgctgcttgccgaCGGATCGATCGCAGTGTACGCGCTGATGAACCTCGAAAGCAGCTCGCCTGCGCTCCTCAACACGTACATCATGCTGCGCCTTCCGGCGGGAGTCGCCGTAGAgtcgtcgcctgcgccgctgctcttGCAGTTTGTCCCGCTCGCATACGCTGGTGTGCCGGAAGgaggcggcgtcgtgccgacGGCCATCATCCACGCACAGTCGGCAAACGGTATGCGCGGCACCGCCGCTGTatcgctcgcgctcctctttGACGGCGACCAGCGCGGCATCTTTGTACAGGATACGCTTGTCGCcaacgagcgcgacgtggcgcgcatgccgtcgacgtcggcgccgatgcgcttcCTGCGCGCGGAGCACAAGACGGACATTGTCGCCCTCGATGTGACTCACTCGCACCGCGGCATCCTTTCCCTGTCACAGGACGGTGTGCTCATCGGCTGGCACCTTGCCGAAAACGGGCACGGCTCGCTTCTGTCGGAGCACCGCGTGCGTCTGAGGGGCGCGTCGAAAGCGTGCGTCCTTGGGACAGAcgcgcaggtcgcggcgcttgttCATGGGCGCCTGACGCTCGTCGTCACGGATCCAACGCAGGCGGCTGGCGGAAGCAGCGCGCTAGTCACCGCCGACAtggccgtcgaggcgcatgATCTGCCGAGCGGCTTGGCCGAGTCCGAGGCACTTGTCCTTGACAGCGCATGCATGGGCGACGCGTTTCTCTTAGCCGTCTGCTCGACCTCCGGCACGGTCGCGACGTGGAAAGTGGCTGCGCACGGCAAGGCGTACCACATCAGCAGCCCTGCGCTCGCATCGCTGGATAGCAtcgagccgctcggcagGGTACGTGTTGCGACCATGGTCGAGTCGATGGTGCTAGCCGACGGCACGTTTCATTCACTGTGCaccgtcgacgagcacggcacACTCGACGTGTGGGCCTACAAAGACAAGTGGCACAgccgcgagcgcaccaAGACGGCATGgcccgacgtgcgcatGATGTGCGGCAGCCATGCCGGCCACCTTGCGCTCATTGCATGGACGCGGAAAGGATGGCACGTCTCGATTTGGGACATGTCCCTCGCTCCCTTCTGCCACCCGTGCGTGCAGGCGATGCACATCGGCGGTGACGTGTCGCATGTGCCTGCCGCCGCATGGAGCACGGAGCACAAGCCGATGCTCGCGGTTGGGTCGCAGGCCGTCGTCCGGGTCTGGGCACAAAAGACGGAGCAGAGTTTGCTTGGGCCTGTTCCCCCGGTATGGGGCGCAATTGCCGAGGTCGATATTGGCGCCATTGGCTCTGGCACCGTGTCGCAAGTGCAGTGGCTTGCAGGCTCGCGCCTGCTCATTGCGTCGTCGTGCCAGTTGTTCCTGTAcgctgcaggcggcgaCAAAgaggcgcctgcgtcgctccctgcgctgtgcgccgcgagtgCAGCGCTTTTGCCGCTGTACCACCCCCGCAATGTGCAGTATGCGTTGCAAATGCGTATGCTCGATGGTGTCTATGCCATCTTTgcggagctgcgccgcgctaTGAGCTCATCGCTGTACGACGCAAAACAATCCGCCGACATCCACGTCCCTTGGGAAGTGCTCACGCGCCGTGCCAAGACGGAAGAGCGCACCGAGAGGGATACCGAGCTgcttgctgcgctcgtcgaggacctgcagcagcgcccggcgccCGGCCTCGCACCGGAAGtcaccgcgtcgctgtGCGACGTGATCGAgtcggcgcgtgcgacgctggccgagccagtcgacgaggcgggcCGCCTGTTTCTCACGTACCTCTAccctgcgtgcgcgctccACGAGCCGAGCCaagcgacgccggcgctgcccaGCGGTGCCCTTCTGTACTGGGGCCACCAAAGTGCCCACCAAGAGATCCTGGTGGGCCGTGTACATACAGCGTGTCCCCGCCTTGCATGGCCGCAGCTCTGTGCGTCTGGCGTGTTTGCCTgggcgcgcgaccgcgcgaCGCTTGTGCCTTTGAtggagcaggcggcgcgggtCGCCTATacggccggcgacgacgtcgacccCGTGCAGTGCACGCTCTTTTACCttgcgatgcgccgcgaaAACACGGTGCGCTCCTTGTGGCGCCGTGCCATCGGGCATCCTGACCAAGGCAAGATGACGCGGTTCCTTGCGAACGACTTTTCCATCGAGCgctggcgcgtcgccgcgcaaaAGAATGCATTTGCGCTGATCAGCCAGCGCCGCTTTGACTTTGCCGCGGCCTTTTTCCTGCtgggcgatgcgctgcaggacgCGGTGAATGTGTGTGTGCGCAATATGCACAACATCCCCCTCGCCATTGCTATTGCGCGTGTCTATGAAGAGGAGGACTGCGGGCCGGTGTTTgagcggctgctgcgcaacaCGATCGTGCCGCTGGCCGTGACGTCAGGCGACCGCTGGCTTGGGTGCTGGGCGCTGAGTGTGCTGGGCGACTATGGCGCCGTCTTGCGCATGCTCCAT CTTCCTATGCGCGCCTTTGCTGACCGGGAAAAGGACCTCGATGCCGACTTTGAAGAGGGTGTCGGGAACGATATCCAGGACCCCGCGCTggtccttgcgctggagcagGCCAAGACGCAGTTGTGGTTTGCTACGAACGAGTCGGAGCTTCCCCCTgcgtccgagtcggcgtTGATACGCTTCGCTGCCGAGCGGTGGCAGGCGATGG GTTGCGACTACATCGgtctcggcacgctcgcggcgtggTCGTTTGCGCGCGACATTGCCCCTGCGGCACCCCCGCCCGAGCAGCCGACGAAAAAGAttgcgtcgctgctcgCCCCCGAGCGCGCCCCTCCCTCGTCGCAGGGCGCGGCAGAGTTCGACCTCGGGGCGTTTGGATTCTAG
- a CDS encoding uncharacterized protein (EggNog:ENOG503P0JP; COG:S): MPTLRVVPHVQVHAEPPAHHLMSTEQFRGPERVGFQNPWDSWHKPSPYEVVQGLEWGERPGTDAHNVRPNLTAAVRGVFSPRSESPDLKSQAERKNALPLQVQKPDFGFDKERAKATWLGHAGALLQLPSLSGDGRPLTVLFDPIFSARCSPSQLVGPLRFFPAPCTVADLPEIDIVVISHNHYDHLDYHTIVSLWERFGTNVHFVVPLGNKAWFIHETVDIAPDSVTELDWWDEATVEAGGSGSLRIVCTPAQHGSGRTTSDAGHTLWSSWMLEHTSARDPEDVYRVFFGGDSGFRFRVGTDECCESPEAMDEKGDVGSADESAVSTPTQVESPLATSTPSPTDMRPRLSSDSLKGIPFLEKHKIPHIAKVRTLSESSARDISPFRRRRSEDKATVYPACPAFAEIAAKLGAPDMLMLPVSVGATYAFLKSFDLLPDWISPIPRLSDGLTGANHMSASDAVAILQIMQTQGRSNGRPPRHRPVCLAIHWGTFVEGPAEITETIFRLETACAQRRVAFVRAYQGVPDGPDSTPAFALVNHGQSIRVVAD; this comes from the coding sequence ATGCCGACGCTACGTGTGGTGCCCCATGTGCAGGTGCATGCCGAGCCGCCTGCGCACCACCTGATGTCTACGGAGCAGTTCCGCGGCccggagcgcgtcggttTCCAGAACCCATGGGACAGCTGGCACAAGCCGTCTCCGTACGAGGTCGTGCAGGGCCTCGAGTGGGGCGAGCGCCCCGGCACGGATGCGCACAATGTGCGCCCCAACCTgacggcggccgtgcgtggTGTGTTTTCGCCGCGGTCCGAGTCGCCGGACCTCAAgtcgcaggccgagcgcaaaaacgcgctgccgctgcaGGTGCAAAAGCCCGACTTTGGTTTTGACAAGGAGCGCGCAAAGGCGACGTGGCTGGGGCATGctggcgcgctgctccagcTGCCTTCGCTGTCGGGCGATGGGCGTCCGCTCACTGTCCTATTTGACCCTATCTTttcggcgcggtgctcgccgtcgcagctcgtcggcccGTTGCGCTTCTTCCCCGCACCATGCACGGTTGCGGATTTGCCAGAGATTGATATCGTGGTCATCTCGCACAACCACTACGACCACCTCGACTACCACACGATCGTCTCGCTGTGGGAGCGATTCGGGACGAATGTGCACTTTGTCGTGCCCCTCGGCAACAAGGCCTGGTTCATCCACGAGACGGTGGACATTGCGCCCGACTCCgtcaccgagctcgactgGTGGGACGAGGCGACGGTCGAGGCCGGGGGAAGTGGCTCCCTGCGCATCGTGtgcacgccggcgcagcacggctCGGGGCGCACGACGTCCGACGCTGGGCATACGCTTTGGTCGAGTTGGATGCTCGAGCACaccagcgcacgcgacCCCGAGGACGTGTACCGTGTCTTTTTCGGCGGCGACTCGGGCTTTCGATTCCGCGTGGGAACGGACGAGTGCTGCGAGAGCCCcgaggcgatggacgaGAAAGGCGACGTTGGAAGCGCCGACGagagcgccgtgtcgacCCCCACGCAGGTCGagtcgccgctcgcgaccagcacgccgtcgcctACCGACATGCGCCCCCGCctgtcgagcgactcgctcaAAGGCATTCCGTTCCTGGAAAAGCACAAGATACCCCACATCGCAAAGGTTCGGACCCtgtccgagtcgagcgcgcgcgacatCTCGCCCtttcgccgccgccgcagcgaggaCAAGGCAACTGTATACCCTGCATGCCCCGCGTTTGCGGAAATTGCGgccaagctcggcgcgcccgacATGCTCATGCTCCCAGtgtcggtcggcgcgacgtacgcgtTCCTCAAGAGCTTCGATCTACTTCCCGACTGGATCAGCCCGATTCCCCGCCTGTCTGACGGACTAACTGGCGCGAATCATatgagcgcctcggacgcggtCGCCATTCTCCAGATCATGCAGACGCAGGGACGGAGCAAcggccgcccgccgcgccaccGCCCAGTCTGCCTCGCGATCCACTGGGGGACCTTTGTCGAGGGGCCTGCCGAGATCACCGAGACCATCTTCCGCCTCGAGACGGCctgcgcgcagcgccgcgtcgcgttTGTGCGCGCGTACCAAGGTGTGCCCGATGGACCCGATAGTACCCCCGCCTTTGCCCTGGTCAACCACGGCCAGAGCATTCGGGTTGTAGCTGACTAA
- a CDS encoding DNA-directed DNA polymerase (EggNog:ENOG503NYUB; COG:L) encodes MERDVFGQRQRAARPPSRVLSHASRVYVMPQMLGAEEVQAVELEAAGLGAVVCDVRDDANILLTGMRAPRRIERHTSEIERVRTTAHKTSKPIVNVAWLEACANEGVCVDMAKFVVMEMTIETTEATKKEQEGPPSKAQRGPSPTDSDTETDTSHDSLEESSTEDSPASRFTLPQADLPTKDGVADPPDEATDAEAWRNAPAWQNTESALYRPTPLQSIHNQPLVDELQLLRRHRRLTTDMYSEMAYMRAAAAVKALPYALASVPYETLSTIKGIGSKMATVIRQFYQLGKIAEADTIRADAAVQTMLSFTTLYSIGPRTAERAYNEGCRTLEDLTRHKSTELSTHLGVAESLALLPDLEQRIPRAEVEDIASKVRTVAHQIMHELRTILPHAVGAIAGSYRRGAASSGDVDLVVTHGPTDTMSPGTALRMLVEHLRASGHVTHTVSVARRAHTDKQLEEHGVDVAQLVYRCTPTSVHRRVDIVFAPRAQYGAALLGWTGSVLYERDLRRAARAKGYVVRRSSHQFAATGLTRIDDPAPLDTPTEQSIFSMLDIPRIPPRLRNAD; translated from the exons atggagcgcgacgtgtttgggcagcggcagcgagccgcacggccgccgagccgcgtgcTGAGCCATGCATCGC GGGTGTATGTGATGCCACAGATGCTGGGCGCGGAAGAGGTGCAGGCGGTGGAACTCGAGGCGGCCGGGCTTGGCGCAGTCGTGTGTGACGTACGCGACGATGCGAATATCCTGCTCACTGGCATgcgtgcgccacggcgGATCGAGCGGCACACGTCCGAAATTGAGCGAGTACGTACTACTGCTCACAAGACCTCGAAACCGATTGTAAATGTGGCATGGCTCGAGGCATGCGCGAACGAGGGCGTATGTGTAGACATGGCCAAGTTTGTG GTGATGGAGATGACAAT TGAAACGACAGAGGCGACCAAGAAAGAGCAAGAGGGACCCCCGAGCAAGGCCCAAAGAGGTCCCAGCCCCACCGACTCGGATACCGAGACCGACACGTCGCACGACTCACTTGAAGAGTCGAGCACTGAGGATTCCCCTGCAAGCCGATTTACGCTTCCGCAGGCCGACTTGCCTACCAAAGACGGCGTCGCCGATCCGCCCGACGAGGCCACAGACGCCGAGGCATGGCGCAATGCGCCAGCGTGGCAAAATACCGAGTCTGCCCTCTACCGCCCTACGCCCCTGCAGAGTATACACAACCAGCCCTTGGTagacgagctgcagctcctgcggAGGCACCGCCGGCTGACGACCGACATGTACAGCGAGATGGCTTACatgcgcgcagcggccgccgtcAAGGCCCTGCCCTATGCCCTTGCCTCGGTGCCCTACGAGACACTCTCGACAATCAAGGGTATCGGAAGCAAGATGGCGACCGTCATTCGCCAGTTTTACCAGCTTGGCAAGATTGCCGAAGCCGATACAATCCGCGCGGACGCCGCTGTGCAGACGATGCTCAGCTTTACGACTCTCTACAGCATTGGCccacgcaccgccgagcgcgcgtaCAACGAAGGCTGCCGTACGCTCGAGGATCTCACGCGCCACAAGTCTACCGAGCTGTccacgcacctcggcgtcgccgagagccttgcgctgctcccCGACTTGGAGCAGCGCATTCCCCGAGCTGAAGTCGAGGACATTGCAAGCAAAGTACGTACAGTCGCTCACCAGATcatgcacgagctgcgcaccatTCTTCCGCATGCGGTCGGTGCGATCGCCGGGAGCTaccggcgcggtgccgctTCTTCCGGCGACGTTGACCTGGTCGTGACGCACGGGCCAACGGATACCATGTCGCCCGGCAcagcgctgcgcatgctcgtcgagcacctgcgTGCATCCGGCCATGTCACACACACCGTCTCTGTTGCGCGGCGGGCACATACCGACAAGCAGCTCGAAGAACACGGTGtggacgtcgcgcagctcgtctaCCGCTGCACGCCCACGTCtgtgcaccgccgcgtcgacatTGTCTttgcgccccgcgcgcAGTACGGTGCAGCGCTCCTCGGCTGGACCGGAAGCGTGCTGTACGAGCGCGAtctgcgccgtgccgcccgTGCGAAAGGCTACGTGGTACGTCGTTCTTCTCACCAGTTTGCCGCCACGGGCCTgacgcgcatcgacgaTCCCGCAccgctcgacacgcccaCCGAGCAGAGCAT TTTTTCGATGCTGGATATCCCTCGCATACCCCCGCGTCTTCGCAATGCAGACTAG
- the AAT1 gene encoding aspartate transaminase (EggNog:ENOG503NU8Q; COG:E): MSARLLCRTARPLLRTPCAVRFQSVWAGVPAGPPDPILGVTEAFKKDTDPRKINLGVGAYRDGNGKPYVLPSVREAETQIVSEKLDKEYLPITGLAKFDALAAKLAYGKDSLPLNEGRIATTQTISGTGALRVGGEFLARHYPGAKAIYVPTPTWGNHIPIFKNSGLEVKHYAYYDKNTVALDFDGLIRDLQGAPNKSIILLHACAHNPTGVDPTQEQWRQIADVVKEKEHFPFFDMAYQGFASGDTDRDAFAVRHFIEQGLEIALSQSFAKNMGMYGERTGLFSLVTGSAEEKARVESQLKITVRPMISNPPLHGARIAAQILGDEALYGQWLDEVKGMADRINGMRATLKSLLVDEFGSKRNWDHITNQIGMFAFLGISPEQVEQLKNEHHIYLTKDGRISVAGITEHNVRHLAESLAKVTA; this comes from the coding sequence ATGAGTGCTCGTCTGCTGTGCCGTACTGCGCGTCCCCTCCTTCGCACGCCGTGTGCTGTGCGCTTCCAGAGCGTCTGGGCTGGTGTGCCCGCCGGTCCGCCCGACCCGATTCTGGGTGTGACTGAGGCCTTCAAGAAGGACACGGACCCGCGCAAGATTAACCTGGGTGTCGGTGCCTACCGTGACGGCAACGGCAAGCCGTACGTCCTCCcctcggtgcgcgaggcggagaCGCAGATCGTCTCCGAGAAACTCGACAAGGAGTACCTCCCCATCACTGGTCTGGCCAAGTttgatgcgctcgctgcgaAGCTGGCCTACGGCAAGGACTCGCTTCCCCTGAACGAGGGCCGCATCGCTACGACGCAGACTATCTCGGGTaccggtgcgctgcgtgtcggTGGTGAgttcctcgcgcgccactACCCCGGTGCCAAGGCGATCTacgtgccgacgccgacgtgGGGTAACCACATCCCCATCTTTAAGAACTCGGGTCTCGAGGTGAAGCACTACGCCTACTACGACAAGAACacggtcgcgctcgactttgACGGCCTGATCCGCGACCTGCAGGGTGCGCCGAACAAGAGCATCATCCTCCTGCACGCCTGCGCCCACAACCCCACCGGTGTCGACCCGACGCAGGAGCAGTGGCGCCAGATTGCCGACGTCGTCAAGGAGAAGGAGCACTTCCCCTTCTTTGACATGGCCTACCAGGGCTTTGCCAGCGGCGACAcggaccgcgacgcgttcgccgtgcgccactTTATCGAGCAGGGCCTCGAGATTGCTCTGTCGCAGAGCTTTGCCAAGAACATGGGCATGTACGGTGAGCGTACCGGTCTCTTTTCGCTCGTCACCGGCTCCGCCGAGGAgaaggcgcgcgtcgagagcCAGCTCAAGATCACCGTGCGCCCGATGATCTCGAACCCGCCcctgcacggcgcgcgcatcgccgcacagatcctcggcgacgaggctcTCTACGGCCAgtggctcgacgaggtcaaGGGTATGGCTGACCGCATCAACGGCATGCGCGCCACGCTCAAGAGCCTCCTGGTCGACGAGTTCGGCTCGAAGCGCAACTGGGACCACATCACCAACCAGATTGGCATGTTTGCGTTCCTCGGCATCTCGCCCGAacaggtcgagcagctgaaGAACGAGCACCACATCTACCTCACCAAGGACGGCCGTATCTCGGTCGCGGGCATCACGGAGCACAACGTGAggcacctcgccgagtcgctcgccaaggtGACTGCGTAG